From a single Crateriforma spongiae genomic region:
- the map gene encoding type I methionyl aminopeptidase yields MRPSDRHSVPCSTFPTSSFPSQRRMLKKQKRLILTEAQRDAMRKAGRVNAQLLDFVRPHVKAGITTGQIDRMVYEWTHDHGHKPATLGYQNYPKSCCTSVNEVICHGIPDDYVLQDGDIVNVDITTIVDGWHGDQSETFLIGEVDEEKRSVTQCAFDCLYLAIEALVPGCRVALIGETIVPEAHRRGFTVVREYVGHGLGRQFHLDPSIPHFPNRQSRIDRLHPGMCFTVEPMINAGSRYTKSDKTDGWTVRTKDGKPSAQFEHSILMTEDGPEILTLTEDGPRRGHRF; encoded by the coding sequence ATCCGTCCCTCGGATCGGCACAGCGTTCCCTGTTCAACGTTCCCCACGTCTTCTTTCCCATCTCAACGTCGCATGCTGAAAAAGCAAAAACGATTGATTTTGACCGAAGCCCAACGCGACGCGATGCGTAAAGCGGGTCGCGTCAACGCCCAGTTGTTGGATTTCGTCCGCCCTCATGTCAAAGCCGGCATCACCACGGGGCAAATCGATCGTATGGTCTATGAATGGACCCACGACCACGGGCACAAGCCGGCAACGTTGGGGTATCAGAACTATCCCAAAAGCTGTTGCACCAGCGTCAACGAGGTCATCTGTCATGGGATCCCGGACGATTACGTGCTGCAGGACGGGGACATCGTCAACGTGGATATCACGACCATCGTCGATGGATGGCACGGTGACCAAAGCGAGACGTTCTTGATCGGCGAGGTCGACGAGGAAAAACGCAGTGTCACGCAGTGTGCGTTCGACTGCTTGTACTTGGCAATCGAAGCCCTGGTGCCCGGATGTCGCGTCGCCCTGATCGGCGAAACCATCGTCCCCGAGGCTCATCGCCGCGGTTTTACCGTGGTTCGCGAATATGTGGGGCACGGCCTGGGACGACAGTTTCATTTGGATCCATCGATCCCTCACTTCCCGAACCGACAAAGCCGCATCGATCGACTGCACCCGGGCATGTGTTTCACGGTGGAACCGATGATCAATGCCGGATCTCGGTACACCAAGAGCGACAAAACCGATGGCTGGACAGTGCGGACCAAAGATGGCAAGCCTTCGGCACAGTTCGAACACAGCATTCTGATGACCGAAGACGGGCCGGAAATCCTGACGCTGACCGAAGACGGGCCACGACGCGGGCACCGATTCTAA